A part of Helicoverpa zea isolate HzStark_Cry1AcR chromosome 17, ilHelZeax1.1, whole genome shotgun sequence genomic DNA contains:
- the LOC124638590 gene encoding E3 ubiquitin-protein ligase Nedd-4 isoform X1, with protein sequence MIHPPSVAAMSMQNVRPFDYPGGGESRQRSRSSSWSLRRMQNNLSRFEPRYSLQYQTDENSFLLRLRIVGAYSLAKKDIFGASDPYVRVELQKVDGDVTIETFLTKTKKKTLNPTWNQEFVFRVKPQEHKLLIQVFDENRLTRDDFLGMVEVPLSTVPTETAAAARPNVVKYPLRPRRSVARSRVRGYIEVYHALVGRVGEPGTEGGEPADDWELVEPSPQQGVVQPAIGGEALPPGWEERQDANGRTYYVNHIERSTQWERPTFMRNMSTESQAERMETAATEFQRRFHISADHDQPASPAASHNHQEDISNRSGETNSTDPTPFSTPIRSPEPVHDPDTAVTNAPTNSISDETDCDNNLRNKTIPEEDDVVCANEQVGDAQTEASTSHDTASEPNDQEQTETNTVQVTEHTDEVDGEAATEEQVDSRVDTENTTEQTETEVPNETETPPQNESETQNEAEANDTERTTEVIENETEPETEVTEEVALPQTEVVVEDALTFDENHFSTPTGGVSPVTSPAARRRRTTASSIDDSEDETDGSTESTRSSSASSTQSQNLPNSDGLPPGWSMQRAPNGRIFFIDHNQKTTTWIDPRTGCASSLPTPSVAASAADADELGALPEGWEERVHTDGRIFFIDHNTRTTQWEDPRLSNPQIAGPAVPYSRDYKRKYEYLKSQLRKPSNVPNKFEIKVRRNSILEDSYRIISSVSRLDLLKTKLWVEFESEVGLDYGGLAREWFFLLSKEMFNPYYGLFEYSAMDNYTLQINPNSGVCNEEHLSYFKFIGRVAGMAVYHGKLLDAFFIRPFYKMMLGKQIELLDMESVDLEYYNSLMWIKENDPSELYLTFSVDEEQFGKTIQRELKPGGANISVDNDNKDEYIKLVIEWRFVSRVAEQMFAFLEGLGALVPLALLKIFDEHELELLLCGIQHIDVRDWRNNTLYKGDYHANHLVVQWFWRVVLSFSNEMRSRLLQFVTGTSRVPMNGFKELYGSNGPQLFTIEKWGSPDNYPRAHTCFNRIDLPPYESYQQLREKLIKAIEGSQGFAGVD encoded by the exons CGATCCTTATGTGCGGGTGGAGCTACAAAAGGTCGATGGGGACGTCACCATTGAGACGTTTCTCACCAAAACCAAGAAAAAG ACATTAAACCCCACATGGAATCAGGAGTTTGTATTTCGG GTAAAACCCCAAGAGCACAAGCTGCTCATCCAAGTCTTCGACGAGAACCGACTGACTCGCGATGACTTCCTCGGCATGGTGGAGGTACCTCTCTCCACCGTGCCCACGGAGACAGCAGCGGCGGCCCGACCCAACGTCGTTAAGTACCCCTTGCGTCCACGCAGGTCTGT TGCGCGGTCGCGGGTCCGCGGCTACATCGAGGTGTACCACGCGCTGGTGGGGCGAGTGGGGGAGCCCGGCACCGAGGGGGGGGAGCCTGCTGACGACTGGGAGCTGGTCGAACCCTCGCCGCAGCAGGGCGTCGTGCAGCCG gCGATCGGTGGCGAGGCTCTGCCCCCGGGCTGGGAGGAGCGGCAGGACGCGAACGGGCGCACGTACTACGTCAACCATATTGAACGCTCCACGCAATGGGAGAGGCCTACCTTCAT GCGCAACATGAGCACGGAATCACAAGCCGAGCGCATGGAGACAGCCGCCACAGAGTTCCAGCGTCGCTTCCACATCTCCGCCGACCACGACCAGCCCGCCAGCCCCGCCGCCTCACACAACCATCAG GAGGATATAAGCAATAGAAGTGGGGAGACTAACTCAACGGACCCCACGCCGTTTTCCACACCGATCCGATCGCCGGAACCCGTGCACGATCCGGACACCGCGGTGACGAACGCACCAACTAATAGTATAAGTGATGAAACCGACTGTGATAATAATTTAAGAAACAAAACTATACCGGAGGAGGACGATGTTGTATGCGCCAACGAACAAGTTGGCGATGCTCAAACTGAAGCCAGTACTAGTCACGACACAGCTAGTGAGCCTAATGACCAAGAACAAACTGAAACTAACACTGTTCAAGTTACTGAACACACTGACGAAGTAGACGGGGAAGCGGCTACTGAGGAACAAGTCGACAGTCGAGTAGACACAGAGAATACTACAGAACAGACCGAAACAGAAGTACCAAATGAGACAGAAACACCACCACAAAATGAAAGTGAGACGCAAAATGAGGCAGAGGCGAATGACACAGAGAGAACAACAGAAGTCATAGAAAATGAGACTGAACCTGAAACTGAAGTTACTGAAGAGGTAGCACTACCTCAGACAGAGGTCGTGGTAGAAGATGCGTTGACGTTTGATGAGAATCACTTCAGTACGCCGACGGGGGGCGTGTCGCCCGTGACGTCACcggccgcccgccgccgcagGACCACTGCCAGCTCGATCGATGATTCCGAG GACGAGACGGATGGTTCTACTGAGAGCACGCGGAGTAGCAGTGCCAGCAGCACACAGAGTCAGAATCTGCCTAACAGTGATG GACTTCCGCCGGGCTGGAGTATGCAGAGAGCGCCAAACGGCAGGATATTCTTCATCGACCACAATCAGAAGACCACCACGTGGATAGACCCCAGAACTG GCTGTGCATCAAGCTTACCCACTCCCAGCGTGGCAGCAAGCGCAGCGGACGCGGACGAGCTGGGCGCGCTGCCCGAGGGCTGGGAGGAGCGCGTGCACACCGACGGCAGGATCTTCTTCATCGACCACA ACACCCGCACGACGCAGTGGGAGGACCCGCGGCTTTCGAACCCGCAGATCGCGGGGCCGGCCGTGCCCTACTCGCGCGACTACAAGCGCAAGTACGAGTACCTCAAGAGTCAGCTACGCAAGCCG AGTAACGTGCCAAACAAGTTCGAGATCAAAGTGCGGCGGAACTCGATCCTCGAGGACTCGTACCGCATCATCAGCTCTGTCAGTCGGCTCGACTTGCTCAAGACCAAGCTGTGGGTCGAGTTCGAGTCAGAAGTCGGCCTCG ATTACGGTGGCCTAGCCCGTGAATGGTTCTTCCTATTATCAAAAGAGATGTTCAACCCTTACTACGGTTTGTTCGAATACTCGGCCATGGACAACTATACCCTGCAGATTAACCCTAACAGCGGTGTTTGTAATGAGGAACATCTCAGCTACTTCAAGTTTATTGGCAGGGTCGCCGGTATGGCCGTGTATCATGGGAAACTGTTAGATG CATTTTTCATCCGTCCATTTTACAAGATGATGCTGGGCAAGCAGATAGAGCTGCTCGACATGGAATCCGTAGATTTAGAATATTACAACTCACTTATGTGGATCAAG GAAAACGACCCTTCAGAGCTGTATCTAACGTTTTCGGTGGACGAGGAGCAATTCGGCAAGACCATACAGCGGGAACTGAAGCCGGGCGGCGCCAACATCTCCGTCGACAATGATAACAAGGACGAGTATATCAA ACTAGTGATCGAGTGGCGCTTCGTGTCCCGCGTGGCGGAGCAGATGTTCGCGTTCCTGGAGGGGCTGGGCGCGCTGGTGCCGCTGGCGCTGCTGAAGATCTTCGACGAGCACGAGCTGGAGCTGCTGCTGTGCGGCATACAGCACATCGACGTGCGCGACTGGAGGAATAACACGCTGTACAAGGGGGACTATCATGCCAATCATTTGGTGGTGCAGTGGTTTTGGAGG GTGGTGCTATCATTCTCGAACGAGATGCGTTCACGTCTGCTACAGTTCGTGACGGGCACATCCCGCGTGCCCATGAACGGCTTCAAGGAGCTGTACGGCAGCAACGGACCGCAACTATTCACTATAGAGAAGTGGGGATCGCCTGATAATTATCCTAGGGCACATACTTG TTTCAACCGCATAGACCTACCTCCATATGAAAGTTACCAGCAACTTCGAGAGAAGCTGATCAAAGCCATCGAAGGGTCCCAAGGCTTCGCCGGCGTCGACTGA